CGCTCGCCATCTCCGCCTACGACGAGAGCTTCCTGGGCAACCCGGCGCTCTGCACGCCCGGGCGGAGCTTCGTCCTGGCCGGCGTGAGCTCGTGCGCGGGGAAGGCATCGGACCGGGTATCGCCGGCGCTCCGCGGGGGGCTCCTCGCAGCCGGTGCGGGGCTGCTCGTGCTCATCGTGGCGCTGGCTTTCTTCCTAGTCCGCGACGCCAagaggcggaagcggctgGAGATGGAGAGACGAGGAGAAGCAGAGGCAGCATGGAAGCTGGTTCCTTTCCAGCCGCTGGAGTTCGGGGAGAAGGCCGTGCTGCGCGGGCTGGCCGAGGAGAACCTCGTGGGCAAAGGCGGGTCCGGGAGCGTGTACCGCGTGGAGTGCAGTAATAACAACATCACGGTGGCCGTGAAGCGGATTTGGACCGGCGGGAAGGTGGAGAAGGGGCTGGAGAAGGAGTTCGAGTCGGAGGTGGCGATCCTGGGCCACGTCCGGCACGCCAACATCGTCAAGCTCCTTTGCTGCCTCTCCCGCGCCGAGACCAGGCTGCTGGTGTACGAGTACATGGACAACGGCAGCCTTGATGCGTGGCTCCATGGCCGGGACAGGGCGCCGCTGGGGTGGACGGCGAGGGTGAGGGTGGCTGTGGGCGTGGCAAGGGGCTTGTGCTACATGCACCACGAGTGCTCCCCGGCCGTTGTGCACCGGGACGTCAAGTGCAGCAACATCCTGCTGGATGGCGAGCTCAACGCCAAGGTCGCCGACTTTGGGCTCGCCAGGATGCTCGCCCAGGCCGGCTCCCCCGACACGATGACCACCGTCGCCGGCACCTTCGGCTACATGGCTCCCGGTAATTAATCAACCATCACCTTGGCGATCAATCCTCCTCCTGAATCCTGATCGAACGCCAGTTAACTAATCTTTGTGTTTGATGCAGAGTGCGCGTACACGAGGAAGGCGAACGAGAAGGTggacgtgtacagcttcggggtggtgctgctggagctggCCACGGGGAGGGAAGCCAgagacggcggcgagcacggGTCCCTCGCCGAGTGGGCGTGGCGGCACTTGCAGTCCGGGAGACCCGTCGCCGACGCGGCGGACAAGCGCCTCGGCGATGCGGCGCACGGCGACGACGTCGAGGTCATGTTCAAGCTCGGCATTATATGCACGGGCGCGCAGCCGTCGACAAGGCCTACCATGAAGGACGTGCTGCAGATACTGCTGCGCTGCGAGCAGGCGGCGAACCAGAAGACGGCGACCGACGGGAAGGTCTCCGAGTACGACGCTGCGCCGCTGCTTCCGGCGCGGGGTGGCAGCCGCCGAAAAAAGGTCCCCGACGATGGTTTTGACTGCAACGTCTGACGATGTGCCGAAATGTGCAGCGACAATAAGCAGATAGACTACAGTAGTACCGTGCAGATGTATGACTTGCGCAGTTTCCCGGTTTCTTAGGAAAGCAGAGCAGATAACAATGGCGGATTGGGCACTGTGTGCCATCCTTTATGTGTGTTGAGTTTAACATCATTTTGAAGACAAAGATGTGCACAGAGTCATATACAGATACACTGGAGAAATCAAGAAAGACAACAGATAGTTAAATTGGATGATGTCCCCATCTTTATTGGGAAGAGAAAATACAGAAGGGTAGAAAAAATGTTTGGTTTCCAACACCATACAAGGGGAAAAAGAATTGGCAGATCAGGAATGGCATTGTTCAAACCTCCATTTCCATGTTCCTGCCACTGAGACGTTTATGCCATTAGATAACCTCCAAACTCATTGGCGCTATACTAGCTATTTTCCTGCTGCAGAGGCACCGGAGTAGTGTGTCTGCAGAATAGCCGGAGAAGGTAAAATTCCACCATGGGAGCCCAGAATATTAGGAAGActggaagggaaaaaaaagagagagaggctACACTCAGAGTTCAATCCAAAGGGCTCGTTGTCAAGACTAGTCGACCTCTGCATACTGAGAGTGCGAGGCAGCAAGGAGAGCGGCTCCAATGCCAGAACCATCGTTGGCCAGCTTAGCAACCATCGATGAAGAAGCTTCCTCCCCAAGGAGGTCGGCGAGAGTTGCTTCTAAGCAACTGCTGAACTTTTTGTAGTGTTCATAGAGCCCACCATCCAAGGCAATGACTGTCCTTGGCATTGGGCTTCCATCACTTGGCACTTTGTCTCGGCCTAGCTTCTTCAGGATGCCATATATACCAGCAGCAGCCAAGCGTGCACCACGCTCTGCAACGATGTCACAGATGTGACGGGTGATGTATCTTACTTCCAGGGAAGTATCTGCAACCTGAACATGAGATCAAGGTATTATACAAGTAATCAACTAAAAAGATCATGAACAGTTTAGGTATCCACTTTGGTTCAAACAGTCATACCCCCACGATATCTTTTAGCTTAGTTCCCAGAACTTTAAGGTCATGTGACGCATCATGGTGCATGGCAGACATGTCTGGGGTCCTGCAATACATAAGATGCAGAAGTTGGATTTACACAGAATAAGAATAGAGGAGTACAAAACATTTGTCAAGAAGTATGACGGATTTGTGCAACTAATGGCATGGAATCTCTGTTAGGCGTCAAGAACGCCAGGCAACTCGATACATCTATCTATCAAGAATATGACGTCACCTTATATATGTGGCCCCAAATAAATACTCTATTAATTCTAAGGAGCAGATGAAAATTACTCACTAGAACACCACTCAGATTTTATAAGCCatttaacaaaagaaaacaagcttAAGTTCTCTTTCGATCTTCAATTAATTAAGCTGTGCAGCCACACAATTGCATACACCATGCAGCTAATTATGATAACAGGCCAGAGGAAAAAGATACCACCAAACATTGAACTGCACACAATTGTGACAAAGCAGAGAATTGACCAGAAGAAAAGTACGAAATCACAACCAGGACGAATGGACACTTAGTTTTGAATATTTGTCACCTCACATGGACTAGTCAACAGAAGTACATGATAACTTAACAAGGCACGCAACTGCCCTATTCTTGTGGACTTTTGGCCTTGCACGGATTGGTCAACTAACGTAACATGATAAGTTCAGTAGAGACACTGCTTTCTTATTATCACCCCCTCAATATTAGcgtggaaaaaaaacacaaaataaccAAGGAACTTTATCAAAATACTTGCTCGATGTTTAGCTAACAAAAGAGTAGAGCAGCTTTTGCCATATCAAGAAGCAAGTCTTAAACTCGATTACCGATGGGTCAAGAAAGTATACCTCAGAACAAACGGCTGTTCCAGCTTAGGTGGAACAACATCCCCAAACAACGAAGCATCATGAGCCAGTTTCAGTAAGATTCTTCGCACAATCTCTCCAAGATACATGCCAGAAATCATCTTTTCATATATCTGTCATACAGATGTTTCTTATATTAGTGCAGTTAAGcgcaaaaacagaaatataACTGGAAATGTCACCAAGATAAACACCTGCTCTCCAGGATTCAAACTTTCAAAATCCATGGCTTTATCGTATTCTGAAAGTGGAAGTTTGTCCGATTTAAAGCTTCCCCATTCCGTGTTGATTACCTGCAGAATATCAAATAACTCTGGTTAAATAATTTTTAAGAGAGGTGAATACCGTACACTAGTAAAGATATGACGCCACAATGTTTCATAGAACTTTTAACATAAAAAAGAATTTTAAACACTAACCATATTTCCAGATCTAGGGAGTAATCCAGTCCATTTAGGAATTGCATTAGCATGCTCAACATATGCTGCATTTGTTCCAGTGCCCAATATTATGGCAGCAACTACGTCACTATCCATATATCTCCCACCAGCCAATGTGCCGACAGTGTCATTAACCTACAAAACATCAACGCTCAGCCTGCATAGTAAAGAAtgccaaaaataaaatattttgcaTGATGTTCATCCAATCAATAGAGAAAACATTACAAAAACAGAAGCACCATCAGCATACACAGAAATTAGATATACTATAAACGACAGTCAATCATAGAAATGGCATATTAACTAACCAATGCTGAAACTTTCATATCCAGCCCCTGCCTCTCCATGGCCTTGCTCAACTCAGAGACAACATCCGCACCAACCTGATTAAGGAGTAATCAAATAACACATCAAAATCAGAGTAATTGCAGTCATTATAGGTTCAGAATTGACTCGGATAACACGAACTGAGAAAAACATATCATTCTTACTGCATCTCAAGGATATGCTTTCTATCCTAACAAAGCTTGACATTTCATCATTGAGATAAATAAATGAGTTTGAACATAATGTACCGTTTGAAAAATGAAAGTATCAGATAGCCAAACGAATAAAAACGAAATCACATTTAATAGCCACACAACTACGAAACTAAAACATTAAAAGATCTGCTTAAATATTCTAATAGAGCGATGAATTGTGTCACTGAACACTGGTCCTTCGTGAAAAGGAGCAATTGTT
The Brachypodium distachyon strain Bd21 chromosome 2, Brachypodium_distachyon_v3.0, whole genome shotgun sequence genome window above contains:
- the LOC100823060 gene encoding hexokinase-5 — protein: MGKAAAVGTAVVVCAAVGTAVVLARRRRRKDAELVGAEVDRKRKVAAVIEEVERTLATPTALLRGISDALVSEMERGLRGDIHSQLKMLITYVDNLPTGDEHGLFYALDLGGTNFRVLRVQLGGREKRVVKQQYEEVSIPPHLMVGTSMELFDFIAAALSSFVDTEGADFHLPEGRQRELGFTFSFPVNQTSISSGTLIKWTKGFSISGTVGADVVSELSKAMERQGLDMKVSALVNDTVGTLAGGRYMDSDVVAAIILGTGTNAAYVEHANAIPKWTGLLPRSGNMVINTEWGSFKSDKLPLSEYDKAMDFESLNPGEQIYEKMISGMYLGEIVRRILLKLAHDASLFGDVVPPKLEQPFVLRTPDMSAMHHDASHDLKVLGTKLKDIVGVADTSLEVRYITRHICDIVAERGARLAAAGIYGILKKLGRDKVPSDGSPMPRTVIALDGGLYEHYKKFSSCLEATLADLLGEEASSSMVAKLANDGSGIGAALLAASHSQYAEVD